The sequence AATGGTCGGAAAATACGCTGCACGAGACTGTTGCACCAAGGCGCGCGCCTGGCGATATTTTGCTTCAGCCTGCGCCAGATTCTGATTGGATATCTCAATCTGGGTGATGAGCGAATTGAGTATCGGATCGTTATAGCTTTCCCACCAATGGTCGCCAACTTCGTGGTCGCGCGGTTGGGCGACCTTCCAGTCCTTGGACTCTTTGAACGCAGTTGGGGTGTCCATCACAGGACGAACGTAATCGGGACCAACGGCACAAGCGCTTAACAGCGCGACCGACAACAAAGACACCGTAAGTGGCTTCCGAACGAAGTTCAATCCTGATTCTCTAAACTGTTTCATATCAATTTCCATCCGCTGATTGGGCCGAAAAAGCAGCCCTGAAAATATATAAAAAATCTTGCGCCAGACGCTATGCGTTATTCCGCGCTGTATTTTGCTTGCCGTTAAACATGGGCGCTTTCGCCATCAGTCTCATGGTCGGCACGTTTGAATTTTTCTTTCCACCAATTACTGAAGCTATCCAGATAGAGATAAACGACCGGTGTTGTGTACAAGGTCAGGAGCTGACTGACGATCAGACCGCCGACGATCGAAATTCCAAGCGGTGTGCGTAGCTCAGCGCCATCGCCACGACCGAGCGCCAGCGGGATTGCGCCCAGCATCGCCGCCATCGTGGTCATCATGATAGGGCGGAAGCGTAACAAGCAGGCTTCGAAGATTGCATCGCGCGGGGAAAGGCCGCGATTACGCTCAGCATCGAGGGCAAAGTCAATCATCATGATCGCATTTTTCTTGACGATCCCGATCAGCAGAATCACGCCGATCAGCGCGATTAAACTGAAATCTGTTTTAGTGAGCAACAAAGCGAGCAATGCCCCTACGCCTGCCGACGGCAAAGTGGACAGAATGGTAAGCGGATGGATATAGCTTTCATACAATATCCCCAACACGATATACACCGCCAGCAACGCCGTTAAGATCAGTAATGGTTGACTATTCAAAGAGGACTGAAACACATTTGCCGTGCCAGCAAAAGTACCATGTACGGAAGTGGGGACGCCCAGCCTGCTCATGGCATTGTTAATGGCTAACGTTGCTTCTGACAATGACTTTCCCGGCGGCAAGTTAAAAGAAATTGTGGAGGCAATAAACTGGCTCTGATGATTGACTGACAATGCCGTATTGGTGGCTTTGAAAGTCGCGAAGGAAGACAGCGGCACTTGCGCTTCGACCGCAGTGGATAGTGTCTGCGCCAGCGATGAATTTGACGCCAGCTGACCGTTCGCAGTCAGTGCTGGCGGGGTTCCCAACGCCGACGTCGTTGGTGACAGATTGGCACTTTTTGGTGTGATACTGACGTATGTTTTGTGCAGAATTTCCGGACTCTGCCAGTACTCTGGCGATGCTTCCATCACCACGTGATATTGATTCATCCCACTGTAGATCGTCGAAATCTGACGTTGTCCGAACAGATCGTTCAGCGAAGAATCAATCAGCTGCGGGGTTATCCCGGTTCTGATTGCAGTCTCACGGTCGATCGCCAGAGAAGTTTGCAGGCCTTTATCGTTTTGATCAGTATTGACGTCGGCAAGTTCCGGCAGCGCATCTAGCGCTGCCCGTATTTTCGGTTCCCAAAGACGCAACTGATTGATGTCATCCGATTGTAGTGTGTATTGATATTGCGCATCGCTGGAGCGTCCGCCGACGCGAATATCCTGCACCGATTGCAAGAACAGGTTCGCGCCGGGAACGTGACTGAGTTTGCCTCGTAACCGGGCAATCACAAGATCGGCCGATAACTTGCGTTCCGAGAGCGGCTTGAGCGTGATAAACATCGTACCGCTATTGCGGCGGCTGCCGCCTGTGAACGCAATCACGTTTTGCACCGCAGGATCTTTTTGAACGATCGCCACGAAGGTATTCAGTTTGACTTTCATGGCCTGGAAAGAGATCGCCTGATCGCCTTGAATCCCGCCAATCAAACGTCCCGTATCCTGCTGTGGGAAGAAACCTTTCGGTATGATCTTGTATAGATGAATATTCAATGCGACGGTTCCGATGAGGATCAGTATCATCAGCGGTGCAAAGCGTAATGCCCATGTGAGCGAGCGCTTATAGCCGCGCAACATGGCGTCAAAAATCCGTTCGGTGGCATTGAAAAAGCGACCCTGCTTGCGGTTGGGCTCATATTTCAGCAGGCGCGCGCACATCATTGGCGTGGTCGTTAATGACACCAATAGTGACACCAGAATCGCCGCTGACAGCGTCACTGCGAATTCACGGAATAAACGACCAACGATACCTCCCATCAGCAGAATCGGTATGAACACTGCGATCAGTGAAATACTCATCGATAGCACGGTAAAGCCCACTTCACGTGCCCCTTTGATGGCGGCGTCGTACGGCGTCATACCTTCTTCAACGTGTCTGGAAACGTTTTCCAGTACCACGATTGCATCATCGACCACGAACCCGGTCGCAATCGTGAGTGCCATCAAGGATAAATTGTCCAGGCTGTAGCCGAGTAAATACATGATGCCAAAGGTACCGATCAAGGAGATCGGCACGGCCACCGTAGGAATCAGCGCAGCACGCGCATTGCGCAGGAACATAAAGACCACCATGATCACCAGAGCAATCGAGATCAGCAGCGTATGTTCTGTGTCAACCAGTGAGGCGCGAATCGTCGGGGTCCGGTCCATCGCGACGTCGAGATTGATGGCAGATGGAATCGAAGCCTGCAATTGCGGTAACAAAGCGCGTACGTTATCCACCGTCTGAATAATATTCGCGCCCGGCTGGCGACTCAAAATCACCAGGATTGCCGGCTTTCCATTCGCAGAACCGGCATTGCGTAAGTCGGCCACCGAGTCCACGACGGTGGCAACATCTTGCACTCGAATTGGCGCACCGTTGCGATATGACACCACTAACGGCATGTATTCAGCGGCGGTTTTGGCCTGATCATTCGCGTAGATCTGCCAGTTTCTGTCGCCGTCTTCAAGGATGCCTTTCGGGCGATTGGCGTTGGTCGCCGCGACGGCGGTGCGAACGTCAGCACTGCCTATGCCGTACTTGTTAAGCGCAGTTGGATTGAGTTCAATCCGCACTGCCGGTTGCGAGCTTCCGCCGACGCTGACACTGCCGATACCCTCAACCTGCGATAATTTTTGCGCCAATATGGTATCGGCAGCATCGTAAATCTGGCCCTGCGTCATGCTGTCCGAGGTCAACGATAAGATCATGACCGGCGCGTCGGCTGGATTCACTTTGCGATAAGTGGGGCTGCTTGGCATACCGGTTGGCAACAGATTGCGGGCAGCATTCAGCGCCGCCTGTACATCCCGTGCGGCACCGTCGATATCGCGACTCAAATCGAACTGCAAGGTGATCCGCGAGGAGTTGAGCGAGCTCGACGAAGTCATCTCGGTGACGCCCGCAATCGAACCCAATGCCCGTTCGAGCGGCGTCGCGACGGTCGCGGCCATCGTTTCCGGACTGGCACCGGGCAGCGAAGCCGAAATCGAAATGGTCGGGAAGTCGACTTGCGGTAACGGTGACACCGGCAGCATCCGAAATGCCACCAGACCGGCCAGCGC is a genomic window of Glaciimonas sp. PAMC28666 containing:
- a CDS encoding efflux RND transporter permease subunit, which codes for MNISLPFIQRPIATTLLTIGIALAGLVAFRMLPVSPLPQVDFPTISISASLPGASPETMAATVATPLERALGSIAGVTEMTSSSSLNSSRITLQFDLSRDIDGAARDVQAALNAARNLLPTGMPSSPTYRKVNPADAPVMILSLTSDSMTQGQIYDAADTILAQKLSQVEGIGSVSVGGSSQPAVRIELNPTALNKYGIGSADVRTAVAATNANRPKGILEDGDRNWQIYANDQAKTAAEYMPLVVSYRNGAPIRVQDVATVVDSVADLRNAGSANGKPAILVILSRQPGANIIQTVDNVRALLPQLQASIPSAINLDVAMDRTPTIRASLVDTEHTLLISIALVIMVVFMFLRNARAALIPTVAVPISLIGTFGIMYLLGYSLDNLSLMALTIATGFVVDDAIVVLENVSRHVEEGMTPYDAAIKGAREVGFTVLSMSISLIAVFIPILLMGGIVGRLFREFAVTLSAAILVSLLVSLTTTPMMCARLLKYEPNRKQGRFFNATERIFDAMLRGYKRSLTWALRFAPLMILILIGTVALNIHLYKIIPKGFFPQQDTGRLIGGIQGDQAISFQAMKVKLNTFVAIVQKDPAVQNVIAFTGGSRRNSGTMFITLKPLSERKLSADLVIARLRGKLSHVPGANLFLQSVQDIRVGGRSSDAQYQYTLQSDDINQLRLWEPKIRAALDALPELADVNTDQNDKGLQTSLAIDRETAIRTGITPQLIDSSLNDLFGQRQISTIYSGMNQYHVVMEASPEYWQSPEILHKTYVSITPKSANLSPTTSALGTPPALTANGQLASNSSLAQTLSTAVEAQVPLSSFATFKATNTALSVNHQSQFIASTISFNLPPGKSLSEATLAINNAMSRLGVPTSVHGTFAGTANVFQSSLNSQPLLILTALLAVYIVLGILYESYIHPLTILSTLPSAGVGALLALLLTKTDFSLIALIGVILLIGIVKKNAIMMIDFALDAERNRGLSPRDAIFEACLLRFRPIMMTTMAAMLGAIPLALGRGDGAELRTPLGISIVGGLIVSQLLTLYTTPVVYLYLDSFSNWWKEKFKRADHETDGESAHV